GCCAATGATGCCCTGAGCAGGGCTTTTGCTTATATTATAAGCAAAAAGAAGAGGTGCAACGTTGGGGTCGCGATAACGGATAACGGCTTCATGCTCAAAGTTCCCGAAGATAAAGCCCTATCCCAAGAAGAAATTCTCGAGCTATTCAAGCTGGAGAACCTCAGGGAAACCCTAAAGAGAGCCCTAGACAATACAGAACTGTTGAAGAGGAGGTTCAGGCATGTAGCGAACAGGGGATTACTAGTTCTGAGGAGGTACATGGGAAGGGAGAAGAGCTTAAGTAGGCAACAGATGAACGCTCAAACCCTCCTGAATTTCCTCAAGAAGAACTATCCAGACTTTCCGCTACTTAAGGAGGTGTACAGGGAAATCATGGAGGACAAGATGGATGTTGAAAACGCTGAACTCTTTCTACGTTGGATAAGGGATGGTAAAATAAGGATCATTATTAGGGAGCATGAGTATCCAAGCCCATTCGCGTTCAACTTAGAGGTCGTTGGGGCTAGCGACGTTGTCCTCATGGAAGATAGAAGGGAGCTGATAAGGCAACTGCACCAGAAGATAATGGCAATAATTAGTTAGTGATATTACTCAATAATAATTGTTTTACCTGCATGTAACTTCTCGAAATTATTTCCGAATTTCTCTAAGAACATGTTTTCTGCTCTAAGACCTGTGCAATGTCCAGTGTAGACTTTTCTGACTCCTAATCTCTTTAAAGCATTCACCGTGTTATTTATTCTTTCTTCATTGGCATTTATCAAATGAAATCCCCCTACTACTGCATAAACCTTTTTAATTCCACTTATCTTCATAGCTTTCTTCACCATGCTAACTATCCCAGGATGAGAACATCCCCCAATAATTACCAATCCCTTTTCCGTGTTTATTGCCAGTCCTATCTCCTCATTTATAGAATCGGGCACTATCTTACCATCCTTGAGTGTGTAAAGACCTAATGTCTGACTCTTTTCGAATTCAACTTTTTCATCTTCTGCAATTTCCCCTAAGGTGAATACCCCTGGCACTAGCCTAATAGGTTCTCTTGTCAGTATCCATATTCCCCCTAACTCCTCTATGGCCTCTTTGGAACCGCCACGTAACGGTGGGATCCCCGCATAAATGAACTCAGGCTCAAGGGCAAAGCTTATTTTGAATATTTCGGGATGAGCAAATATTGGAATTTCCTTATTTATCTCCTTCATAAGACCCAGTAAACCACCTGTATGATCAAAATGGCTATGAGAGAGAACTATCATGTCCACAGCTTTGGGTTCAATACTTAAGAGTTTCATATTAAATAGGATAGGCTCCGCATATGAGCCAGTATCAAAGAGTATCCTCCTATGCATATGCCCACTTTTGATTTCTATCAGGAAAGAAATTCCATGTTGCGCCCAGAATGGGCTATTGTACCCTGCATAATCTTCGGCAAGCACGTAAATCATTAATTTATCGACCTTCCCCATTTCCATAATCCTCGTACCTCCCGAATATTAAAAGTGTCCCCTCCCCGACCGCCCCCCGGTCACCTTTCGCGGGGGTGTGAGAGGGGAGGGGTCATTTAGTGGTATACTTAACCAGGTTTTTAAATTATCGCTTCTGTTGTTTGCTTATTAAAAATATGGGCTTTTTGTATGTTAATTTTAAACTTTATCCTTTCGCCTTCTTTTATGTTTTTATTAGTTTTTGCCCTTATTGTAATGTTTCCAATCCTAATGTGAACTACCCGTTCACTTCCAAGATTTTCAATAATTTCAACAATGCCACTTAAATCCCCCTCTCCTATAATAACATCTTCAGGTCTAAAACCAAAAATAAGGCTCTTTCCGGCAAAATCCTTTAGGATTTCATGATATTCTTTAGGTAATTCAATCTTAAACTCACCAGCTTCAAAAACTCTTCCGTCGAAAGTTCCTTCTGTGAAGTTCATTGGTGGTGTTCCTATGAATCCGGCTACGAATGTGTTTTTTGGTTTTTCGTAGACTT
This genomic interval from Pyrococcus kukulkanii contains the following:
- a CDS encoding MBL fold metallo-hydrolase — its product is MEMGKVDKLMIYVLAEDYAGYNSPFWAQHGISFLIEIKSGHMHRRILFDTGSYAEPILFNMKLLSIEPKAVDMIVLSHSHFDHTGGLLGLMKEINKEIPIFAHPEIFKISFALEPEFIYAGIPPLRGGSKEAIEELGGIWILTREPIRLVPGVFTLGEIAEDEKVEFEKSQTLGLYTLKDGKIVPDSINEEIGLAINTEKGLVIIGGCSHPGIVSMVKKAMKISGIKKVYAVVGGFHLINANEERINNTVNALKRLGVRKVYTGHCTGLRAENMFLEKFGNNFEKLHAGKTIIIE
- a CDS encoding TOBE domain-containing protein — protein: VYEKPKNTFVAGFIGTPPMNFTEGTFDGRVFEAGEFKIELPKEYHEILKDFAGKSLIFGFRPEDVIIGEGDLSGIVEIIENLGSERVVHIRIGNITIRAKTNKNIKEGERIKFKINIQKAHIFNKQTTEAII